In Desulfovibrio desulfuricans, the genomic window GCTGGAGGCGCTGTACACCTGGGGCCGGGAGCATCTGGATTTTGAAAAAAATGCGAAAAAACTAGAAGCAGAAGATTGCGGCTGTCAGCCCCGCGCCTGCCCGGATAGTTTGGTGGACGGTTCGGCGGATACTTCCAAGGGCGGTTCGGCGGCCTGAGCGCATCCGGCCCCGCTACGGAAGTTTTCCACAACAATGCCGGTGATTATAAGCGCGCCGCCGAGCAGGGTCGCCAGTGTCATCTGTTCACCCAGCAGGGCCGCGCCAAACAGCACCGCCGCCAGGGGATTGAGCGCAATAAATACGCCAGCGCGCGCTACGCCAATTTTCTGGATGCCGTCATAATACCAGATATAGGCCACGGCGGAGCCAACTATGCCCAGATAGAGCAGGCTGAGCATTTCGCCGCTGCTGAACCGCGCCACGGCGGCAAAATCTAGCGCGCCCGTGCAGGCGGTATAGACCGCCAGCATGAGGGTTCCGGCATAGATGGAATACGTAACCGTGTGCAACGGCCCAAGCTGCCGCACCACAGATTTGCAAAACACGCTGTAGGCGCTCCAGCTCAGCACGCAGCCGCCTATAAGCGCCTCGCCCAGCCAGCCGCTGCCGCCAGCCCCTGCCCGCTGGGGATCGCCGCCTCCGACCACCAGGGCCACACCGCCGAAACACAGGGCAATGCCAAGCATTTTCAGAGCGCTCACGCGTTCACGGTAAAAAAGGTAGGCGATAAGGGCCATGACCGCCGGGTTCAGCGCCACAATCAGCGCCGCGCGCGAGGCGCTGATGTGCTGCAAGCCGCTGAAAAAGAAAAAGCTGTAAGAAAAGATGCCGCAAAACCCCAGCAGGCTCACCACCAGAGCCTGCCCCACCGTCACACGGCGAAAGCCCTTGCCGGAAACCACAAGAAACAGACTCAGCGCCGCCGAGGCCAGCAAAAACCGCAAGCTCGCCGAAAACATGGGCGCAACGCCAGCCAGGCTTCTGCCCGCAATGAAGGTTCCCCCCCAGGCCACGGCCACAAGTGCCAACCGGACGTACACGGCGGCGTCCCCAGCGCGTTCTTTTGCAACACTCATTTCAATCCCTGACTTTACTGAAATTCTGCGGCCAAAGGCATTGCACAGGCCGCACCCATTGCACCCGCTAGCTGAAGCGCATACATTTACGTACATGTTCATTCATAGAGAAATGAGCAATAACTCATGGAATCGCAATGACGCTGACCCAGCTTGAAATATTCTCCACCGTGGCCGCGCGCCGTGGCTTCACTGCCGCAGCCCTGCAACTGGGGATTTCGCAATCGGGCGTATCCCACGCCATTGAAGCGCTTGAGCAGGAATTTGGCGTGGCCCTGCTGCGGCGCGGCAAGAATCTGGAGCTTACAGATGTGGGCGCTCGCCTGTTGCGGCAGGCGCAGGCCATGCTTGGGCTGGCGGAATCCATGCGGCAGGAGGCCTCGGACGCGCACGGCATGAAGCGCGGCACGTTGCGCATTGGCTCCTTTGGCCCTACGGCCTCGCTGCGCCTGCTGCCCCCGGTGCTTGAAAAATACCGCGCGGTATACCCCGGCATTGAAGTCCACGTGGATGAAGGCCCGGACGGCGAGGTGGCCCAATGGCTCACAGACCACCGTGTGGACATTGGTTTTGTGACCTTGCCGGATGAACGGTTTGACACCTTTCCCCTCATGGAAGACCAGCTGGTGGCCCTGCTGCCTCTGGCGCACCCGCTGACGAAGAAAAACGCCGTCACCCTGGAGGAACTTTGCGCCAGCCCCTTTGCCATGACCAGAGCCGGATCTGAAGACATTATCGGTGGCCTGTTCCGCGCGTTGCGACTGCAACCCAATATACGTTGGCGCTCGTTGCAGCTTGTGAGCACCATTGCCGCCGTGGCTCGGGGCGAGGCCGTGAGCATTGTGGCAGAATCCGCCCTGCCGCCAGATAAAGCACAGGGCTACGTCAAAAAGCCCCTCCGTCCTGCGGCCCGGCGGCAGGTAGCCCTGGCAACGCCGGACGCTCGCCGCATGTCGCCCGCAGCGCGGGAGTTCATCCGCATGGCGCAGGAGGTTTTTCCGCATCCCGCGCAATCAACCGCAAGGCCGGCAAAACGATAAAATTGCCTGTTCTCCGGCAAACGGTATAGACTGCATCAAACGCACGGCTTCGCACAACAGAGGGGGTTCACCATGCATGTTCTCATTCTGGGCGGCACAGGCTTTGTGGGGCGATACATGGCAACGGCGCTCATGCGCCAGGGCCTCACCGTAAGCGTGGTTTCACGCAGGGCGGGCAAGGACGGCAACGGGCCACGGCGCGTGGTCTGGAACGGCTGGGATGGGGCTGCCCTGGCCGGATTGCTGGACGGCATCGACGCCATCATCAACCTTCAGGGCGAGAATATCGGCGGAGGCCGCTGGACGCCGGAACGCAAGCAGGCCATTGTGAACAGCCGGGTAGAAACCGGGCAAGCCTTGTGCGTTGCCCTGCGCCTGCGCAAGGAACAATCCCAGCAAGCGCCTGCAACCCTCTTGCAGGCTTCGGCCAGCGGATACTACGGCCTGTGGCAAAACAGCGCGCCGCCCTGCGATGAAGGTGCGCCCTCCGGCACGGGATTTCTGGCCGAAACCTGCCGCCTGTGGGAACAGAGCACCGTGCCCGTTGAAGCGATGGGCATCCGCCGTTGCGTGCTGCGCTTTGCCCCGGTGCTGGGCAAAAAGGCGGATGGAACCCCCGGCGGATTTCTGGAGCGCATGCTGCCCCCTTTCCGCATGTTTATGGGCGGGCCGCTGGGTTCAGGCAAACAGCCATTCTGCTGGACGCACCTTGAAGACGTGACCGGAGCAGCCGCCCTGCTGCTGCAAAGACCCGACCTTGCGGGCACGTTCAACATCTGCGCGCCGCGCACCCCCAGCATGAGCGAATTTACCCGCGCCCTTGGCAAGGCCTGCGGCAAGCCCTCGTGGCTGCCTGTGCCCGCAGCGATACTGCGCCTGATGCTGGGGCAGATGGCCGATGAACTGTTGCTCGCAGGGCAGAATCCTGTTCCAGCGCGGTTGCAGGCTGCTGGCTATGCCTTTCACCAGCCGGATCTTGAATCAGCCCTGCGGAGTGTGCTTCTCTAACGCCGCTAACGCATTATCCGTAAACAGCGCTCGGACAGTCCCACTGGCAACCTGCGCCTAGAAAGCCACCTGTTTTTGCGCGTTCCAGAGCGTTCTGTAGCCGAAATAGAGCGAGCAGAAACAGCACAGGCACACGCAGGCGCAAATAGCCACCATGATGGTTATCTGGTACAGGATGGCAGTGGTGGGAGCGGTGCCGGAAAGTATCTGGCCTGTCATCATGCCGGGCAGCACCACTATGCCCATGCCCAGCATGGAGTTGAGCGTGGGCACGAGGGCGGTTTCCAGCGCCTGGCACACAAAGGGAAAGAGCACCTTTTCCGGCGTGGCCCCGATGTTCAGCAGCGCCTCCACGCGCGCCCGCTGCCCCTCAAGGCCGTTCCAGAATGACTTGAGGCCCAGCGAAACGCCCGTGAGCGCATTGCCCATGAGCATGCCGCTGATGGGGATGAGGTATTGCGGATCAAACACGCTCTGCCCCACAATACAGGTCACGAAAAATATGATGATGCCCAGCCCGCAACTGGCAATGGAAACAGACACTATTACCCGAAAGCGCGGGTTGAGCCTTTTGTTGCGCGAAAGCACCAGATAAATGGTAAAAAACACCAGTATGAGCAGATAGCCCATGGTGAGCAGTGGGTGCGGATGCTCGAAAAGAAATGTCAGCGCGTAGCCTGCGGCAATGAGCTGCAAGGTCATGCGTGCGCTTGCCAGCACCAGTAGTTTGGTCTGGTTGATGCGGCATTTTTTCATAACCGCCAGCACCACCAACAAGAGCACATAGACGAGCAAAAACGAGCCTAACTGAATCTGGGCAACGCCGTTCATGGTTATTCCGCCTCTGCCCGCAGGCTGATGATGTTTTCCGCATGCCGCCCGGTCAGGGCGGGATCATGGCTCACGGCTACCACGGTCATGCCGCGCTCGCGGCAAAAAGCCAGCACCTGAGCCATAAAGCGCTCTGCCGTTTCCTGATCCAGAGCCGAGGTGGGTTCGTCGAGCATCAGCACCTTGGGCAGGAATGAAAGGCAGATGGCCAGAAACACGCGCTGGCGTTCGCCGCCGGAAAGATGCACGCAAGGCGCATCCAGCGGGAAATTGGCGCAGCACAGGCGCAGGAATTTCTGCTTGTCTTCCGCCGCAAGGGTGGCGGATTCTCTGGCTTCGCAAAAGGCGTCAAAGTTTTCGCCCACGGTGCCTTCAAAGAGAAACACGGACTGCCCTGCCAGCAAAACCTCTCGCCGCAGGGCAATGCTGTCCGTTTGGGCCATGTCCTGCCCCTGATACAGCACCGTGCCTGCCGTAGGGGCCAGAGTTTTGTTGAACAGCCGCAGTAGCGTGCTTTTGCCGCAGCCGCTGGGGCCGCTGATAAAGGTGGCCTTGCCCTCTTCGATGTCCAGATCTCTATAGGATATCTGGCCGTAGGCAAGACCGCGTGTCTGTATACAGGACATGGTTTCTCCTGATGGCTGACGTGATGCAGGACTATTCCGGCGTAGGCCATCCTACAGAGGAGCGCGGCAAGGTCAACAGCCTCTAAACGCTTTGTGCCGCGTAGCAGAATTTTTTTACATCTGCGCCAGAATCTTCATCCCTTGCGGGGGGCGGCTTCTGGGCGGTTTTTTTCAGTCAGGCCGCCGTCTGCCGCAATCTGGGGCTGATGGGGCATTGTGCATTGGCGTGTATGAGGCTATGGTACGCTACCAAGTAATTTTTTATGTACAGGAACAGCATGTCCCCATCGTTCGAAGATTTTCATTTGTCCCCGGAATTATTGCAGGCCGTCAAGGATATGGGTTTTGAAGAACCCTCTCCTATTCAGGTGCTCGCCGTACCCTTTCTGCTGACTGGCCGCGACGCGGTAGGTCAGGCCCAGACCGGCACCGGCAAAACAGCCGCCTTTGGCATGCCCATTCTGGAAAAGCTCACCCCCACAAGGGCGGTGCAGTCGCTGGTGCTTTGCCCCACGCGCGAGCTTGCCATTCAGGTTGCCGAAGAACTCAGCAAACTGGCCGCCCGCATGCGCGGCGTCGCCATTTTGCCCATATACGGCGGTCAGGCCATTGAACGCCAGCTCCGCGCTCTTGAACGCGGCGTGCAGGTGGTGGTAGGCACCCCTGGCCGCGTTATGGATCACCTCCAGCGCGGCACCCTCCGCCTGGGCGGCGCAACCACCATTGTGCTTGATGAAGCCGACGAAATGCTCGATATGGGCTTTCGCGAAGATATAGAAGCCATTCTGGAGCGGGTGCCCGCTGAATGCCAGCGCGTACTTTTTTCGGCCACCATGCCCCCGGCTATTTTGCAGTTGAGCAAGCGCTTTCTGCGTGAGCCGGAAATGCTGGCCATTGCCCAGAAAACCCTGACCGTGCCCGCCATTGAGCAGGTCTATTACGAAGTGCGCCCCCATCAGAAGATGGACGCGCTGTGCCGGGTGCTGGACGCCCAGGGATTCCGCAAGGCCCTGGTGTTCTGCTCCACCAAGCGCAGCGTGGACGAAGTGACGGCCCACCTGCAACAGCGCGGCTATCAGAGCGACGGCCTGCACGGCGACCTTGCCCAGTCGCAGCGCGACAGGGTCATGCAGCGTTTTCGCGGTGAGGGGCTGGACATTCTGATTGCCACGGACGTTGCCGCGCGCGGCATTGACGTGGACGATGTGGATGCCGTGGTCAACTACGATATCCCCCATGACGCAGAGCGCTACGTGCACCGCATTGGCCGCACCGGGCGCGCTGGCCGCGTGGGCAAGGCCTTCACCTTTGTGACCCTGCGCGAGCAGCACAAGCTGCGCGACATTATCCGGCATACCAAGGCCCGCATCCAGCAGGAACGCCTGCCTTCGCTGCGCGACGTTGCCAACATCCGCACCTCGCGGTTGCTGGACGAAGTGCGCGCCACGCTGACCGCCGGTGCGCTGGAAAGCTGCATGCAGATGGTTGAAGACTTTTTGTCCGAACAGTTTGCAGACGACGTGATCACCAGCCGCGATGTGGCCGCAGCCCTGCTCAAGCTGCTGATGCAGCGCGATTTTGGCGATGCCACCAACGTGCCAGAAGAAGACCCGCTGGCCGAAGCGCCCCGTCGTTTTGGCCGCGATGGTCGTGACGGTCGCGACGGGTTCCGTCAGGGCGACCGCGATGGCGCGCGTCCGCGCCGTAATGATGCGCCCATGACCCGCCTGCACATCAGCGTGGGGCACGCGCACAAGGTTTCGCCCGGCGAAATGGTGGGCGCCATCACTGGCGAATGCGGCATTGCTGGCCGCAGCATCGGCGCAATCAGCATTCAAAAGCATTTCAGCCTTGTTGAAGTGCAGAGCGAATTTGCCGATGACGTGCTGGCCGTTCTTAACCGGGGCGTGTTTATTGCCGGTACGCGCGTAACCGCCAAGCTGGATACTGGCGGCGGCTCGTTCCAGCGCAAGAGCTTTGGCCCTGGCCCCCGCGCACCGCGTGGCCCCCGGCCCGGATACCCTGCCCGCAATCAGCGCGATGGCGGCGGTAACGGTGGCGGCGGCAAGCGGTTTACGCACCCCGATAAATGGGGCAGAAAACCGCGCGGCGCAGAAGAAGACAAGGATTAATCTTTGTTGCTAGCATAACGGCCCGTTGGCTCATAGAGCCAACGGGCCGTTTTAATTTCATCTACATGCCGCGTCAGCCAGGCTGGGGTAAGGTGCCGTCTACTTGCACACGCAGAACATCGGGGAAATTCACGGACGGCCCTCCCTTTTTCCCGAATGATGCCCCCCTGCGCTGTTGAGTATATCCTTTGCATAACCCAAAGAATACATATCCCCCAGCGCCGTGGGGACGTAAGCCCCTATAAGGCTCTCTTACCATCTGCTCCCTAGCAGGTGCATGTTCGATCTGACATTTGCATTTCTGTTACTTACGGCCCGTTAACGGGTTACCCTGGATACGGAGGACTCAACTGATCGCTG contains:
- a CDS encoding DMT family transporter: MSVAKERAGDAAVYVRLALVAVAWGGTFIAGRSLAGVAPMFSASLRFLLASAALSLFLVVSGKGFRRVTVGQALVVSLLGFCGIFSYSFFFFSGLQHISASRAALIVALNPAVMALIAYLFYRERVSALKMLGIALCFGGVALVVGGGDPQRAGAGGSGWLGEALIGGCVLSWSAYSVFCKSVVRQLGPLHTVTYSIYAGTLMLAVYTACTGALDFAAVARFSSGEMLSLLYLGIVGSAVAYIWYYDGIQKIGVARAGVFIALNPLAAVLFGAALLGEQMTLATLLGGALIITGIVVENFRSGAGCAQAAEPPLEVSAEPSTKLSGQARG
- a CDS encoding LysR family transcriptional regulator; its protein translation is MTLTQLEIFSTVAARRGFTAAALQLGISQSGVSHAIEALEQEFGVALLRRGKNLELTDVGARLLRQAQAMLGLAESMRQEASDAHGMKRGTLRIGSFGPTASLRLLPPVLEKYRAVYPGIEVHVDEGPDGEVAQWLTDHRVDIGFVTLPDERFDTFPLMEDQLVALLPLAHPLTKKNAVTLEELCASPFAMTRAGSEDIIGGLFRALRLQPNIRWRSLQLVSTIAAVARGEAVSIVAESALPPDKAQGYVKKPLRPAARRQVALATPDARRMSPAAREFIRMAQEVFPHPAQSTARPAKR
- a CDS encoding TIGR01777 family oxidoreductase, with product MHVLILGGTGFVGRYMATALMRQGLTVSVVSRRAGKDGNGPRRVVWNGWDGAALAGLLDGIDAIINLQGENIGGGRWTPERKQAIVNSRVETGQALCVALRLRKEQSQQAPATLLQASASGYYGLWQNSAPPCDEGAPSGTGFLAETCRLWEQSTVPVEAMGIRRCVLRFAPVLGKKADGTPGGFLERMLPPFRMFMGGPLGSGKQPFCWTHLEDVTGAAALLLQRPDLAGTFNICAPRTPSMSEFTRALGKACGKPSWLPVPAAILRLMLGQMADELLLAGQNPVPARLQAAGYAFHQPDLESALRSVLL
- a CDS encoding ABC transporter permease, producing the protein MNGVAQIQLGSFLLVYVLLLVVLAVMKKCRINQTKLLVLASARMTLQLIAAGYALTFLFEHPHPLLTMGYLLILVFFTIYLVLSRNKRLNPRFRVIVSVSIASCGLGIIIFFVTCIVGQSVFDPQYLIPISGMLMGNALTGVSLGLKSFWNGLEGQRARVEALLNIGATPEKVLFPFVCQALETALVPTLNSMLGMGIVVLPGMMTGQILSGTAPTTAILYQITIMVAICACVCLCCFCSLYFGYRTLWNAQKQVAF
- a CDS encoding ABC transporter ATP-binding protein — protein: MSCIQTRGLAYGQISYRDLDIEEGKATFISGPSGCGKSTLLRLFNKTLAPTAGTVLYQGQDMAQTDSIALRREVLLAGQSVFLFEGTVGENFDAFCEARESATLAAEDKQKFLRLCCANFPLDAPCVHLSGGERQRVFLAICLSFLPKVLMLDEPTSALDQETAERFMAQVLAFCRERGMTVVAVSHDPALTGRHAENIISLRAEAE
- a CDS encoding DEAD/DEAH box helicase, translated to MSPSFEDFHLSPELLQAVKDMGFEEPSPIQVLAVPFLLTGRDAVGQAQTGTGKTAAFGMPILEKLTPTRAVQSLVLCPTRELAIQVAEELSKLAARMRGVAILPIYGGQAIERQLRALERGVQVVVGTPGRVMDHLQRGTLRLGGATTIVLDEADEMLDMGFREDIEAILERVPAECQRVLFSATMPPAILQLSKRFLREPEMLAIAQKTLTVPAIEQVYYEVRPHQKMDALCRVLDAQGFRKALVFCSTKRSVDEVTAHLQQRGYQSDGLHGDLAQSQRDRVMQRFRGEGLDILIATDVAARGIDVDDVDAVVNYDIPHDAERYVHRIGRTGRAGRVGKAFTFVTLREQHKLRDIIRHTKARIQQERLPSLRDVANIRTSRLLDEVRATLTAGALESCMQMVEDFLSEQFADDVITSRDVAAALLKLLMQRDFGDATNVPEEDPLAEAPRRFGRDGRDGRDGFRQGDRDGARPRRNDAPMTRLHISVGHAHKVSPGEMVGAITGECGIAGRSIGAISIQKHFSLVEVQSEFADDVLAVLNRGVFIAGTRVTAKLDTGGGSFQRKSFGPGPRAPRGPRPGYPARNQRDGGGNGGGGKRFTHPDKWGRKPRGAEEDKD